The window CTTAATAATTGAAGTCATATGGTGCTCTCTATGCTCTGTTTGTGGTTTGCCTTTTCTTGCTTTATCAGGCAACTGGAATGGTGGACTCCCaatttatttatactttaatttaatgTCCTGTTCTTTGTTTCTTGAGTGCTAATTAACGTCCACCTATTTTGAGCTGGATTTGGAATTTGGGGTGGACAGAGAGACAAAAAAGAGAGGAGAATTTTAACAAGTATTTTgatagaaaagaaagagagaaatgaaaagatAATGAAGGTAGAAGTGAGTAGCTATGAACTTAGAGAGTGATAAACTTACATCCTTGAAAATGTAGAGAGAGATGAAAAGAGAGGgggaaattattaaatattataagtgatgtaatgaaaaatgaaaaaaagaaaaaatttatataaaaaaagataaaagaaaaagtgaatatatatattgaatattttgtttttgtgtttaaaTTGGCAGTGAGatccaaaaatcaaaatgtcCTAATTTATCTTGTTTTACTGCATTTCCAATCAAGCATTATAAGAACATAATGAACCTTGAAATTTCTTTTGATTCTGTGTATTAAATTGGTTTGGGGATCAATCGATCTCTTGTGTACTCAGATCAGTGCTAGACAAGGACTGGTAACCAAAAATTCCAAGAAGGGTACATTAATTCATGGCCTTTGAGGAGCACTATGTTTCTCAGGAATTGAAAACCATCCCCAGCTCCATGACAGTGACAGAAAATTTGGATGGGTGTTTTGATTGCAACATCTGCTTAGATTTTGCACATGAACCAGTGGTCACCCTTTGTGGCCACCTATACTGCTGGCCCTGCATCTACAAGTGGCTCCATGTCCAAAGTGCTTCTCTTGCACCAGATGAGCACCCACAATGCCCTGTTTGCAAAGATGACATATGCCACACCACAATGGTTCCTCTCTATGGCCGTGGCCAGGGCATAGCTCATAGTGACCATGATGGAAAGGCATCATCCTATAGAGGCAGTTGTATACCACCAAGACCACCTGCTTTGGGTGCTCAATCGCTCATTGCAACATCATCTCAAAGTGTTCCATATCGCAACACTTATCAAAATCAGCATTTATACCAAGAAGAGGATGCATCATCATCACAAATGCTGAACCCTGGTGCCACCATTTTGGCACCAGGGTTCCCCCACCTTGTGTTTGGGATGTTTGGAGAGATGTTTTATACCAGAGTCTTTGGGAACTCGGAAAATTTATACACCCACCCAAATTCTTATCACCTGGGGGAAAGTAATAATAGTCCCAGGTTGAGAAGGCAAGAGATGCAAGCAAACAAATCATTGaacagaatttcaatttttctgttttgttgttTCCTTCTGTGTCTAATCGTTTTCTGAGCAAGAAATTGGATTATTATTCTCTATTGCCCTGttgtataattttaaagaaacacGGGTGTTAGCTTGAGAATGAGATAGATTGAGCAATTGTATGTAGGGTAAAAGAACTGGTGTTCTTCATCATTTACTATAATATATTTGAGCTCGATTTTTCAGATGGCCACTCTTTATGACTATCGAGATGTTGTGTTGTATTGTACTGGACCCTATTCTATGTCATGCTacagttttaaaaaaacaaacttggTACCTGTAAGACCCACTTATGATTACAATTTCACTTGCCTAGTTCAAAATTTTGAGCTCTTGTTGCTTGAAGAGAGCATATCAATCCGACCAATTAAGATGATTGAACATGGACTTAGACAATTGGTCTGTTTAATTTGTAGAAATCAAATGTCCCATGGTCGTGGAGACTTTTAAAACTTTGTAGTTGCTGTTAAAATCGCAGTTGCAAACGGTTTTCTAAAGCTTTGGTCTCTTAGATTGAGTTATAAACTTTTCCTTCGAAAATATTAAGGGCTTGGAAGAGGAGGAACGATTTTTCAACTCTTACTCAATCAAAAATGTTCGAGCATTCACAAGGTTTACTCATAAGTGGTGAAATTGTTTGGATAAGGTACCTGCAGTATAATAGTATGCTTATAGTATTATAGCAGGTTGATCCAatctaagaaataaataattgcaTGGGACTTGTAATGGATAAGATTTGCCTCTTGAAGCAATGAGTTGTCCAGGGTCCATAATTATAAACCAACAAACGTCACAAGTTCTGCTTTTTGGGGGAAAAAGCTGCATAAGAACAACTTTAcaagaataatattaaaaaaatctcgtTTTCCACAATGAACAAgatgaaaagatttttttatgtcCAGCTTTAAGCTTTCTAGTGGTTGTGTTGTGGTGGTCCATTTGGATTTTGGATTTTGGATGTTTAAGTTCCAATAAGTTCACTTCGCTCAGCTGGCAAGGGGACATTTACTAGTAATgccttgcacaatttttttcttctttccattGGAGTCTTAATTTTTGGATATACAAACGGTCAAAATATCTTATCGACAACcctcattttttattatctctttcttcttgtctgatatttttttgttaggaTTAAAATATGGTGAGAAAGTTTTTGGGTTTAACGAGTACTTATAATATCTCATTTTAAGAAGACGGATGGAAATTTGAACATGTGACTTGTTTAACTCTTTGAtgataaatagttaatttaCCTTATTAGCTACTCTTTACCATTAATTGGTTGGCCTTCACACTAATTTTAGTTATTGAGCTAAATTGACCTTTGAGGTATTTTGATCGCATTTTTTGCATTTACCATAATCGGAgctatatgtttggtttttaTATTCATTATAATTAGGAAAAGAAATCTACAACTTTTGTGAAAAGAAACGTGGGCTAGTTTGGATGTTTAAAATGGGCCTTGAACTCAAATCAAATGTTAGAGAGCTTTGTTAGTGGCACCTCCTTTATCGCTAACTATGTTAcgtgttttagtttttttttctttccttacaAAAACACCTCTCATGAAAACACTTTTTCACAGGTGAAGACACAAGACGAAAATGTATTTCTATTTTGTGTTCGGTGTGAGCTTTTAATACAAAAGGAAAACACATTTTCGTCTTGTTTTATTTAACGATACATAACAAAAACTCATTCTCATTTTATATTCGAAATGAATACCCCCAAATGCATAAGGAAAATGCATTTTCATCTTGTATTACTTCCCAATGCAAAAtcagaaaagagaaaagcttaTGCTTTTTGGGTAAAAGTTCTTAGGAGCCAGGCAAATCTTGATACACTCCAAAGCTCATGCTTTTGGAGTGTAAAGGGTCATTCAAAATAAGTTGCATTGGATAAAGAAAGGTAAGCAGTGGCTTAATGCCAATGATAGACAAGTGAGATTTTGGAAAGGTAATTGGTTACGATTAAGCATTATTCTTATGGAACATGTTATTTAACAAATGAGTAATGATAGATGaatcatcatttattttaaacatcctattaatatttctttttttatttttattttcctattagATCATAAACTCTATCATACTTCATACCTATATTATTTCCCTCTAAGTGTTGAATAGATTTTTGGTGTTCATTAACATTTTCCTTAACAAACCCCTCACATTCCATTGGATTAGTTGGTTGTCGAGTTTGTTAATAATGATGGTCAATGAGATTTAacacttataagttataacccCTTATAGTTATATTTGTCCCACTGAGAGACACGTTAGGGAATGCTAGATTTGTGTGGCCTTTTAACCTTTGATGAAAGATTCTCTATAAGGATGGCTTATAACTTGATCTCTTCTCCTTCCTTGCTTGAGAAACAACCAAAACCTGTGGAAGAGGGTTTAGAAAAGCAACCTCCATCTCCACTAAAAGGGTTTCACGTAGGATCTTCCAATGAGGACTTTCTACTAAAATAGCATGTGCAATTCATATGCATGGCTTTAACTTCCGCTTAGAGATGGACTAAATGTAACACAGACGAGTTTGTCCACGAAAATGACACAAGTGCAACATATGCAATGGATCATAGGTTTTCAAAGGAATATATAGATCTAAAATAACTTGATGGCATAACTGTATGGGTATTCTTCACAGGCGAATGAAACATAAAcaactatttatttaaaatattttattaatatttttcatttttttatctttatctttttattacattatcaactttatcatatttatatatattttttctttaaatggtGGATAATATTATGATCATCCAATTATAAAtcatcatttatataatttttaagataattattatgaaaatcaacaaacttatcatatataataaattataattaaataataactatataaaattatttttacattatgtctataatcttttttttctttctcaaaatcaaatgatcaattatattataatatttcacAATTTGACAAGATAATAATggatttgataatataataagaaacaacaacaaattcTTATCCTACTAAATAAGCTCTAACATGTTTGATCTctatattttccttttcctaAAGTGtctcttatgtcttttttttatatgtctaaatcattttaattaattttttttcatctcttctttaAAGATATAGTATAGGTTtggattcaaattaaaaatgttgtatgtatatattttaatacaaattcAACGAATAAAAACAAGGATATGCTCCTTCAAagaattacattttatttcaaacatacacattctattttttatttattaattgtatgaTCACATCCATCTTTGACAATAAGGAGGGATGGAAGAAAATTCATTGCTTAAGtcttaagttgtttttttatggCCAGGCCAAGAAACAGAGAAACATAGAGGCCATTTTCATTTCAGTCTCCGGCGCCATTGCTATTGTggaaaaacaagaacaaaaatgttcggCTTATCGTCTTCGTCTTCCTCTGCGTCCAACATGAGAGTGACCAACACGCCTGCCAGCGACCTCGCCCTCACCAACCTCGCCTTCTGTTCCCCCTCCGATCTCCGCAATTTCGCCGTCCCCGGTCACAACAACCTCTACCTCGCCGCCGTCGCCGATTCCTTCGTCTTATCTCTCTCATATCCTTCATCGCCTCCTTTTTCTCTTCAATCTATGtttcatttcctttttaattgaatGAATTATGTTGCTGTAGTAGCGTAGAATTACTTACTTGTTAGTTTGttctcattaattaattatatatatgccaATGCCGAATAGTGGAAATTATTGCGTGGATtgatgattgattttttgtGGCCTTAACTGAGAGATACTGCTCATGACAACATAGGCAGCGGCCAGATTGCGTTGAATGTCGTTCAACGCCGGTGTGTCAAAGTTTCTTCCGGCGATTCCGTGCAAGTGAGCCGGttagtttgttttaatttgtgtttttctGTATAGAGTATtgatttctcctttttttttttttctgatcgGCAAAATTTTAGTTTGTTAGTTATGTTAGAGAAATGTTGGTTAGAGGATTCGAACCTATGACTTCTCTCCCCTCCATTCTCCCTTTACCCTTCCCCAACCACTGGGCCAACCTTATATATCctctttttgttattttcgaatgatttgatttgatttgtttttcttcttgttgCTCAAGATTTGTGCCCCCTGAAGACTTCAACCTCGCACTGCTAACTCTTGATTTGGAATTTGTTAAAAAGGGGAGTAAGAGTGAACAGGTATGCTGATTTGAAAAAGTGCTCATTGTGTTGTGTTGTCATCAATTTGTTGCTCATTATGGTGGTTTGGCATTAAAACTGTTGTTGCTGTTGCTTTGTCTTGTAGATTGATGCTGTTCTACTGGCTAAGCAACTTCGGAAGAGATTTATGAACCAGGTAGGGTCTTTTACTTGGTTAATAGTGTTGGTTTTTTAGTTATCATTGATTGGTTGTTTTTTGACTATTAAACATGCTTGTTGTCTTTACTGATTATAGCACTAGAGCACACAATGTTGTGTGGTTGCTAGATGTTAATAATACTAACTGCAGAGTTTTATTTCAAAATCTTCTTGTCTAGATTGATCACTGCTGgacaacagaaaataaaatgttatctGGTTGGCTAttacttttgttattatttgCATAATCATGTGTCGTAACATTTCTATTATCTCACTATTTCCATGacttatcaaattattttctaattctcaGGAAGCTTaggaatattttttatcctGAGTCTCCCTATTAGCTCTTTCATGTTCATTCCTTTCATTTGATGTACTATATTCCCCATCAATTTTTAATCGGTATTATTTTAATGCAGGTTATGACTGTGGGGCAGAAAGTATTATTTgagtatcatggaaataattatAGCTTTACTGTCAGTAATGCTGCTGTTGAGGGCCAAGAAAAGTCTAATTCTCTTGAAAGAGGGATGATTTCAGATGATACATACATTGTTTTTGAAACATCACGTGATAGTGGAATTAAGGTGAGTTTCCCATTTTGCTTTTGACATCTATCTACCTTGTTTTTGGTCAGTTTTTTCTTGATACATTCTCAATGCTTACATAGCTTAACTATCCTTTGATGCTTAACTAGTTTACAAGCCAGTAAAAAAGGTAACAAACATTAACTTCAAAAGTGAATCACAACGATGgaacaaaaaattcaaatacgCTGCATTTAAATTACTTACACTAAGCTAATTACATACCTTAAATTCTAACCTTGAGTAAGTTTCAAGATCTTGGCTTCCCAAGATCAAAATGCAGAATCAGCAACGTAGTGGTGCCATTGCCATACAAAGACACTATGTTGGAAAGCCGCTTTAATAGTGGTCACCCCTAGCCCGCTTTAGTTGCGGCCTTTATGGGGGCTGCCTTAATTGCAGCCTTGACGGTGGATGTTTGGGTGACACATAAATTAATGCTATAAAACTCAATGCTCATTCACTTCTAGGAAACTACAGAAAAAATTGTCTGATTCCACTTTTAAGTAAGCCACTAATAGAGTCTTGTATCTAGACAAAATCATTACAGACAAAAAAAAGCAGGGCAGCCTGACACCTTTTTTGATATGTGAACCTACATAGATTGCTTTGATATTATCATCTCTGACTGTAGTAAATAAACCTCGTAATTGTGTGTGCAGTCTAAATTCCCAAACTTACAGATATAACCAGAGAAGCGTCTGATGGGATATGAAATCCTAGCTCTTTCTTCTTGCACCACTACGGTTTGACAGCAAAACCACTTAACTTTTAAGCAAGACATAATTTTTGTGAAATGAAACTTTTCAAGTGGCAAGCGAATTCAAGAAAATTTAAAGACATTTGTAGGAACAGTTAAAAAGTATGATGGATGGATTTGATATGACTAACAAAATATGACATTCTATGCTAATAATTAACACTGATCTTGTCCACAGCCAAGAGGAGTATCATTTTCTGATTCTACTTTCTAGGAGAAAATGaggaaaaattataagagaGAATTGATGGAGAGTGGTCTCTGGGAGCTGTTATGTGACTAATTCTGAACCTATAAACAGGATCTGGTAAGTATAGAAGCTGTTACCAATAGTTAGAAATGCAATCTCTAACAGCCTAACTAACCTATTCTGgtgtaaaaa of the Glycine max cultivar Williams 82 chromosome 13, Glycine_max_v4.0, whole genome shotgun sequence genome contains:
- the LOC100782827 gene encoding E3 ubiquitin-protein ligase RMA1H1, giving the protein MAFEEHYVSQELKTIPSSMTVTENLDGCFDCNICLDFAHEPVVTLCGHLYCWPCIYKWLHVQSASLAPDEHPQCPVCKDDICHTTMVPLYGRGQGIAHSDHDGKASSYRGSCIPPRPPALGAQSLIATSSQSVPYRNTYQNQHLYQEEDASSSQMLNPGATILAPGFPHLVFGMFGEMFYTRVFGNSENLYTHPNSYHLGESNNSPRLRRQEMQANKSLNRISIFLFCCFLLCLIVF